The Paenibacillus sp. MBLB1832 genome has a window encoding:
- a CDS encoding LacI family DNA-binding transcriptional regulator, translating to MITIYDIAEKAGVSAMTVSRVINNTGRISEETRKRVRKVMEELHYIPNALARSLVSQKTNLLSLLITDITNPFYTTLARGAEDAAKKAGYRLLFANSDEDYAKEKDYVEMILSTRVDGVLFAPAGDHSLENLQQLQKHNIPFVVLDREIPGIDADVVLGDSKEGARNLVEHLFSLGHQRIALVNGSQDVSTARLRYKGYCEALLLNSLPVDDSLVIHLGYRDFHDDAALDDLLSLEDPPTAIFAANNMLAFGVIQSLRRRGLQVPGDISVVCFDDFGPAGAINPFLTVAAQPAYQFGQLGMQLLIERIEGNVSNESRRIMLPSELIVRSSTQSISPPIS from the coding sequence GTGATAACCATCTATGACATCGCCGAAAAGGCTGGTGTTTCCGCTATGACGGTTTCCAGAGTGATCAATAATACAGGCCGGATCAGTGAAGAGACGCGTAAGCGAGTGCGGAAAGTCATGGAAGAGCTCCATTACATCCCAAATGCATTGGCACGCAGCTTAGTTTCACAGAAGACGAACCTATTGTCCCTGCTTATTACGGATATCACGAATCCGTTCTATACAACTTTAGCCCGAGGCGCCGAAGATGCTGCCAAAAAGGCGGGCTATCGCTTGCTTTTTGCTAATAGTGATGAAGATTATGCGAAAGAAAAAGATTACGTCGAAATGATTCTCTCCACACGGGTGGACGGCGTTTTATTTGCACCTGCAGGTGATCATTCCCTCGAAAATTTGCAGCAGCTGCAAAAGCATAACATTCCATTCGTTGTCTTGGATCGTGAAATTCCAGGCATTGATGCGGATGTCGTGCTGGGTGACAGTAAGGAAGGTGCGCGCAATCTCGTTGAACACTTGTTTTCGTTAGGACATCAACGCATAGCATTAGTGAACGGTTCGCAAGACGTCTCGACAGCACGCCTACGGTACAAAGGCTATTGCGAGGCACTTCTGCTGAATAGCCTACCTGTGGACGATTCGCTCGTTATTCATCTAGGTTATCGCGATTTTCATGATGACGCTGCCTTAGATGATCTGCTCTCGCTTGAAGATCCGCCTACGGCTATTTTCGCAGCTAACAACATGTTGGCCTTCGGAGTCATTCAATCCCTACGCCGGCGCGGCTTACAAGTACCAGGTGATATTAGTGTCGTATGCTTCGACGACTTCGGACCTGCTGGTGCGATTAACCCGTTCCTCACGGTTGCTGCACAACCTGCCTATCAGTTTGGCCAGCTTGGGATGCAGCTTCTGATAGAACGCATAGAAGGAAACGTTAGCAACGAGTCTCGCAGAATTATGCTGCCATCGGAACTCATTGTTCGTTCTTCCACACAGTCCATCTCGCCTCCCATTTCCTAA
- the fucU gene encoding L-fucose mutarotase: MLRGIPSILSPELLKILMEMGHGDEIVLADGNFPAASHANQLLRCDGHGVPELLKAILSLFPLDTYSEQPVSLMAVVPGDPVATPIWGEYEGIISEYATPAIEYVERFAFYERAKKAYAIVATSEKALYANIILKKGVI, from the coding sequence ATGTTAAGAGGGATACCTTCGATCCTTTCCCCTGAGCTTCTTAAAATATTGATGGAGATGGGGCATGGCGATGAAATCGTCTTAGCAGATGGCAATTTCCCTGCGGCGAGTCACGCGAACCAGTTGCTGCGTTGTGATGGTCATGGTGTTCCTGAATTATTGAAAGCGATTTTATCTTTATTTCCACTGGATACTTATAGCGAGCAGCCTGTTTCACTCATGGCTGTCGTTCCTGGTGACCCGGTTGCAACGCCCATTTGGGGGGAGTATGAGGGGATCATTAGTGAATACGCAACACCAGCCATTGAGTACGTGGAACGGTTCGCTTTCTATGAGCGGGCGAAAAAGGCATATGCAATTGTAGCAACGAGTGAAAAGGCGCTTTATGCCAATATTATTTTAAAAAAAGGCGTAATTTAA
- a CDS encoding IS110 family RNA-guided transposase yields the protein MKFGQKYIGLDVSKEKIAVAVADEGRDAPRYVGAISHDPGAIRKLIKQLGDPKDLAFCYEAGPTGYELYRWIVSMGAQCEVIAPSLLPKRPGDQVKTDRRDALQLAQLYRSGELTSIYVPDRDDEALRDLVRAREDAREDLHRARQRLGKFLLRHHIHHPSHMKKRWTKMYRKWLGTLTFERKTEQTTFNEYLHAIYEVEQRQQRLETAMLEQATTGTKAELVKFVQTLRGIARITAITLVAEIGSFARFPSPTPLMAYLGLVPREYSSGQSVKRGKMTKAGNKLMRKSIIESAWSYRHKPAIKGDLAKRLEGMPAEIQVISWRAQERLHRKYMRMVHKGKPATVAIGAVARELVGFLWAAAMVSERPATT from the coding sequence ATGAAGTTTGGCCAAAAATACATTGGTTTAGATGTGTCTAAAGAAAAAATTGCAGTTGCAGTTGCCGACGAAGGGCGCGATGCACCACGGTATGTCGGAGCGATCTCTCATGATCCTGGTGCAATTCGCAAATTAATTAAGCAGCTTGGCGACCCCAAAGACCTGGCTTTTTGCTATGAAGCTGGACCCACTGGTTACGAACTTTACCGCTGGATTGTTTCAATGGGTGCTCAATGTGAAGTTATCGCTCCGTCTCTTTTACCAAAACGTCCTGGAGATCAGGTGAAGACGGATCGTCGTGATGCCCTTCAACTAGCTCAGTTGTATCGATCTGGTGAACTAACATCGATTTATGTCCCCGATCGTGATGATGAAGCCCTTCGAGATTTGGTACGCGCACGGGAGGATGCCCGCGAAGACCTCCATCGCGCAAGGCAACGACTAGGCAAATTTTTACTCCGACATCACATTCATCATCCGTCCCATATGAAGAAGCGTTGGACAAAGATGTATCGGAAGTGGTTAGGAACACTTACCTTCGAGCGGAAGACGGAGCAAACCACATTTAACGAGTATCTGCATGCCATTTATGAAGTGGAACAACGGCAGCAACGCTTAGAAACCGCTATGTTAGAACAAGCCACTACCGGGACCAAAGCAGAGCTTGTCAAATTCGTACAGACGCTGCGCGGGATAGCTCGCATTACAGCGATTACGCTTGTCGCAGAAATCGGAAGTTTTGCGCGGTTTCCATCACCTACCCCGCTTATGGCTTATCTTGGACTGGTTCCCCGTGAGTATTCAAGCGGTCAATCCGTCAAACGTGGCAAAATGACGAAAGCTGGAAATAAGCTAATGCGGAAATCCATCATTGAATCCGCGTGGAGTTACCGTCACAAGCCTGCCATTAAAGGTGATTTAGCAAAGCGACTGGAAGGCATGCCTGCAGAAATCCAGGTAATATCTTGGAGGGCTCAAGAGCGATTGCATCGCAAATATATGCGAATGGTGCATAAAGGAAAGCCTGCCACTGTTGCGATCGGTGCTGTAGCCCGTGAGTTAGTCGGATTCTTATGGGCCGCTGCAATGGTTTCAGAGCGACCTGCTACAACTTAA
- a CDS encoding WD40/YVTN/BNR-like repeat-containing protein: MNPLLSVTQKVTSILISSLLILSMPNCISDEAKMTASLPSTSIPSNVKTEFETMAPPFAVRYIRSVMRPSMLPEDVVQLLGNTYKEVQTQSEMKSVTLWRYDIGVKEGFTPTATRDDQDWADETGIQEGSLYAQFLIRWVDGKAENYWLAYRGADHERKFEEVTGEFQVSAWALAPKEPPESFNKDIFGYSYMTDTRSGWAAGRKVWNTMDGGLTWVDHTPPKEGGSFNIFGVVDQNTLWTLFQPKELGMEISNANAESELSQQPVYLTSDGGDTWEQVEHPLKGHWGYHPAITLYDTQFVDKNVGYLYAYAEPGMVKERKSLFMMTSDSGRHWTEVSTDITNQEDIGFAMPNGMVLRDLKEPWITYTNTGNGKPTVFKSMTNGRSWERVRLEIPLQAVDTTTYPLTRPMFWGPHHSNGLMTFSFSKDNDLEGIIWYKTTDGGISWTSQVSTIESILGKQPSVGQKSGTFSMFAYDLNTLWLLLIESGELYRSTDGGEKWQFISSSPSFQNVQGIIFTSPEEGRAYSRLINLYTKDGGVTWTEQR; encoded by the coding sequence GTGAACCCATTGTTATCTGTAACACAGAAAGTGACTTCTATCCTGATCAGCAGCCTGTTGATCCTCAGTATGCCAAATTGTATTTCTGACGAAGCGAAGATGACAGCGTCATTACCTTCAACATCGATACCTTCAAATGTGAAAACAGAGTTTGAGACGATGGCTCCTCCATTTGCTGTTCGCTATATTCGTTCAGTGATGAGGCCAAGTATGCTTCCAGAGGATGTCGTGCAACTTCTTGGGAATACGTATAAAGAGGTTCAAACTCAATCTGAAATGAAATCAGTGACCTTATGGCGATATGATATTGGGGTAAAAGAAGGGTTCACTCCGACTGCAACACGGGATGATCAGGACTGGGCTGATGAAACAGGTATACAAGAGGGCAGCCTATACGCTCAATTCTTAATCCGTTGGGTAGACGGTAAGGCTGAAAATTACTGGTTAGCTTATCGCGGGGCTGATCATGAACGCAAATTTGAAGAAGTAACAGGGGAGTTTCAAGTGTCAGCATGGGCACTGGCTCCAAAAGAGCCACCAGAATCTTTTAATAAAGATATTTTTGGCTATAGCTATATGACTGATACCAGAAGCGGTTGGGCAGCTGGGAGAAAAGTATGGAACACAATGGATGGAGGCTTAACATGGGTCGATCATACACCTCCTAAGGAAGGGGGATCCTTCAATATTTTTGGTGTTGTGGATCAAAACACGTTGTGGACCCTCTTTCAACCGAAAGAGCTTGGCATGGAGATCTCAAATGCTAATGCTGAATCGGAGCTGAGTCAACAACCCGTTTATCTCACTTCAGACGGTGGGGATACCTGGGAGCAAGTAGAGCATCCACTAAAAGGTCATTGGGGCTATCACCCCGCGATTACTTTATACGATACACAATTTGTAGATAAGAATGTTGGCTACCTCTATGCATATGCCGAACCGGGTATGGTAAAGGAACGTAAAAGTTTATTTATGATGACCTCAGATAGCGGACGACATTGGACTGAAGTCAGCACAGATATAACGAATCAAGAGGATATCGGGTTTGCTATGCCTAACGGTATGGTGCTCCGAGATCTCAAAGAACCTTGGATTACTTACACCAACACGGGTAACGGAAAACCTACGGTATTTAAATCCATGACCAATGGTCGTTCTTGGGAACGAGTTAGATTGGAGATACCCTTGCAGGCAGTAGACACAACCACCTATCCGTTGACAAGACCCATGTTCTGGGGACCTCATCATAGCAATGGACTTATGACCTTTTCATTCAGCAAAGACAATGACTTGGAAGGGATCATATGGTATAAAACCACGGATGGCGGGATTAGCTGGACAAGTCAAGTATCGACTATTGAAAGTATACTAGGCAAGCAGCCTTCAGTGGGGCAGAAAAGTGGAACTTTTTCAATGTTCGCCTATGATCTTAATACCCTATGGCTCCTTCTGATTGAGTCAGGTGAATTGTATCGTTCTACCGATGGCGGTGAGAAATGGCAGTTTATTAGTTCATCTCCATCTTTTCAAAATGTTCAAGGGATCATTTTTACAAGTCCAGAGGAAGGAAGGGCTTATTCCCGCTTAATCAACCTATACACCAAGGATGGCGGAGTAACTTGGACGGAACAACGTTAG
- a CDS encoding class I SAM-dependent methyltransferase: protein METYWNHNTAFHNELVESVKMRGGRVLDIGCGDGLLLQRIAPFAQRVVGIDPDSEAIKRAQTRLAGVSNVSPVSDDFLAMPVPSQEDRYSTIICVATLHHMELRSALSNMDHFLAPGGRLLVVGLAADKSMMDKVISGLLVLPIRLMDLLHGGMQDPAVRIAEPKESLSEIRQAASEVLPGAKVRRRFYFRYVMIWDKPRVEQAIQL, encoded by the coding sequence ATGGAGACCTATTGGAATCACAATACAGCATTTCACAACGAGTTAGTGGAAAGCGTGAAGATGCGCGGCGGGCGAGTACTCGACATTGGGTGTGGTGACGGACTGCTACTTCAGCGCATCGCGCCTTTTGCTCAAAGAGTTGTCGGTATTGATCCCGATTCGGAAGCTATTAAGCGCGCGCAAACGCGACTTGCTGGAGTATCGAATGTGTCGCCCGTTAGCGATGACTTCCTCGCCATGCCAGTCCCTTCGCAAGAGGATCGTTATTCTACAATTATCTGTGTAGCGACTTTGCACCATATGGAATTGCGAAGCGCACTTTCCAACATGGACCATTTTCTCGCGCCAGGCGGTCGGCTCCTCGTCGTTGGTTTAGCAGCGGACAAATCGATGATGGATAAAGTCATTTCGGGCCTACTGGTTCTCCCCATTCGTTTGATGGACCTACTTCATGGCGGCATGCAAGATCCAGCTGTTCGGATCGCAGAGCCGAAGGAGTCTTTATCAGAGATTCGCCAAGCGGCAAGTGAGGTGCTTCCAGGGGCCAAAGTCCGACGCCGTTTCTATTTCCGTTATGTCATGATTTGGGATAAACCGAGGGTTGAGCAGGCAATTCAGTTGTAA
- a CDS encoding S-layer homology domain-containing protein: MPTYFLNVRVKCATASTDVLTWTSSNTSASAQKLGIIDGMSDGSFAPQGNATRAQAATIIYKLFSQS, translated from the coding sequence ATGCCGACCTATTTTTTGAATGTACGGGTAAAATGTGCAACCGCGAGCACGGATGTGCTGACTTGGACATCCAGCAATACGTCTGCAAGCGCTCAGAAACTGGGCATCATCGATGGCATGTCGGATGGAAGCTTCGCTCCGCAGGGCAACGCAACGCGTGCGCAAGCGGCCACGATTATTTACAAATTGTTTAGTCAATCGTAG
- a CDS encoding UxaA family hydrolase — MGDIYQFDEIARLPLPGDNCAVATRNLDAGTVIQYEGQTLIVDYTVMEGHRFAVKTIDPGVELLSWEMPFGVALQEIQPGQYVINEAVLDALRVRQLKFALPEAPNFADQVHPYVLDEENFQPAPASPAYSETRTFMGYRRHEARGVGTRNHIVLLGTTSRTGSYVKQLAARLQGELNNYPNVEGIVPAAHTEGSTENPNNLELLLRTLAGFMVNPNVGAVLAVDYGNEPVTNKMVEAYLREHDYPIDEVLHKFVSLQGSFEENLVQCEAIVREWLPTVNAMQRTPESISHLKIGLQCGGSDAFSGISANPLLGWISEELVRYGGAASLAETDELIGAEAFVLSKVRNVETARKFLELVQRFRERTSWHGASAEGNPSGGNIYRGLYNIYLKSIGAAQKKDPITRLDYATEYGELMKDGGFYFMDSPGNDLESIAGQVAAGCNMIFFTTGNGSITNFPYLPTVKVVTTTRRFQLLSNDMDVNAGQYLEGKSMDELGKEVFDLTIQIASGQRSVGEKAGHAQVQIWRNWQQNDASQLETLLHPPVPTGEPIDIQEDAEATVSSIQFSLTRHQNRMASDSIGLILPTSLCAGQVANMMTKQLNNQGAGQPEVSRFVALAHTEGCGNSGGQAEQMLARTMIGYITHPMVKHCLLLEHGCEKTHNDFMRHQMEESGVDASRLGFASIQLDGGITKVTQKVEAWFAEQLAAAGAGEKVTVGLAGLRIGIVSDGSISDDEGEQLAKLTKMIVKAGGLVVVPANSGLLSTASYSQNLFTSSNVLPSIAYGEHVRRNGFHIMETPTEHWVETVTGLAATGVELIIALVGNRPMQTHPFVPMMQIASDSGMLRNYENDLDLLLNGDPDAWTNTILERVKQIIEHTYTPRLYQKGNDDFQLTRGFLGVSL, encoded by the coding sequence ATGGGCGACATTTACCAATTTGATGAAATTGCTAGACTCCCTTTACCTGGGGATAACTGCGCCGTAGCGACGCGTAATTTGGACGCCGGCACCGTCATTCAATATGAAGGCCAAACCTTGATAGTAGATTATACGGTTATGGAAGGTCATCGTTTTGCTGTGAAGACAATTGATCCCGGTGTAGAACTGCTTTCTTGGGAAATGCCGTTTGGCGTGGCCCTGCAAGAGATTCAGCCTGGTCAATACGTGATAAATGAGGCGGTATTGGACGCACTTCGCGTGCGTCAGCTGAAGTTTGCTCTGCCAGAGGCGCCTAATTTTGCGGATCAAGTTCATCCTTACGTACTTGATGAGGAAAATTTTCAGCCTGCCCCAGCATCGCCGGCATACTCGGAAACTCGTACTTTTATGGGGTATCGCCGCCATGAAGCCCGCGGGGTAGGCACCCGCAACCACATCGTTCTGCTAGGAACCACCTCCCGAACAGGCAGCTATGTGAAGCAGCTTGCAGCCCGTTTGCAAGGCGAGCTGAACAATTACCCTAATGTGGAAGGGATTGTTCCAGCAGCGCACACGGAGGGCAGCACGGAAAATCCGAATAACTTGGAATTATTGTTGCGGACGCTCGCCGGATTTATGGTAAACCCCAACGTCGGTGCGGTTCTGGCTGTCGATTATGGCAATGAACCAGTAACCAACAAGATGGTTGAAGCTTATTTGCGCGAACATGACTACCCGATCGATGAAGTGCTGCATAAGTTTGTGTCCCTCCAAGGCAGCTTTGAAGAAAATCTGGTTCAATGCGAAGCGATTGTACGAGAATGGCTGCCTACGGTCAATGCGATGCAACGTACGCCAGAATCCATCAGCCACCTAAAGATCGGACTGCAGTGCGGTGGTTCGGACGCTTTTTCCGGTATTTCAGCGAACCCGCTGCTTGGCTGGATCTCAGAAGAATTAGTACGCTACGGCGGGGCTGCCAGTCTGGCGGAGACCGATGAATTGATTGGCGCGGAAGCCTTTGTCCTCTCGAAAGTACGTAACGTGGAAACCGCCCGTAAGTTTTTGGAGCTTGTGCAACGTTTCAGGGAACGCACGTCCTGGCATGGTGCCAGTGCGGAAGGAAATCCATCTGGCGGCAACATCTATCGCGGCCTTTATAACATTTATCTCAAATCCATTGGTGCTGCCCAGAAGAAAGATCCGATCACTCGCCTCGATTACGCCACAGAGTATGGGGAGCTCATGAAAGACGGCGGATTTTATTTCATGGACAGCCCAGGCAATGACCTCGAGAGCATCGCTGGTCAGGTGGCTGCAGGCTGCAATATGATTTTCTTTACGACAGGCAACGGCTCGATTACTAATTTCCCTTACCTGCCGACTGTTAAGGTTGTTACGACGACTCGTCGCTTCCAATTATTGTCCAATGATATGGATGTTAACGCGGGGCAGTATCTGGAAGGCAAGTCAATGGATGAGCTCGGCAAAGAGGTCTTCGATCTTACGATCCAAATTGCCTCCGGTCAGCGGAGTGTGGGGGAGAAGGCCGGTCATGCTCAGGTTCAGATTTGGCGGAACTGGCAGCAAAATGATGCGAGCCAGCTGGAGACATTACTTCATCCCCCTGTGCCGACGGGAGAGCCAATTGACATCCAAGAGGACGCTGAAGCGACGGTAAGCTCTATTCAATTCAGTCTTACTCGTCATCAGAACCGCATGGCTAGTGACAGCATTGGCTTGATCCTGCCGACCAGTCTTTGCGCTGGACAGGTGGCCAATATGATGACGAAGCAGTTAAATAACCAGGGTGCCGGACAACCCGAGGTCTCGCGATTTGTGGCATTGGCTCACACGGAAGGCTGCGGGAATTCGGGGGGACAAGCCGAGCAGATGCTTGCCCGAACGATGATCGGCTATATCACTCATCCGATGGTGAAACATTGTTTGCTGTTGGAGCACGGCTGCGAGAAAACCCACAACGATTTTATGCGCCATCAGATGGAAGAGAGCGGTGTGGACGCGAGTCGTCTTGGTTTTGCCAGCATTCAGCTTGACGGCGGAATTACGAAGGTGACGCAGAAGGTAGAAGCATGGTTTGCTGAACAATTGGCAGCGGCTGGAGCAGGTGAGAAGGTGACAGTCGGTCTGGCAGGACTGCGTATTGGCATCGTAAGCGATGGTTCCATCTCCGACGATGAAGGAGAGCAGCTCGCGAAGTTGACCAAAATGATAGTTAAAGCAGGCGGCTTAGTGGTTGTTCCTGCGAACAGCGGTCTACTTTCTACGGCTTCTTATAGCCAAAATTTATTTACTTCATCGAATGTCCTGCCATCCATTGCCTATGGAGAGCATGTCCGTCGCAATGGTTTCCACATTATGGAGACTCCAACCGAGCATTGGGTGGAAACAGTTACGGGCCTTGCTGCCACGGGCGTAGAGTTAATCATCGCGCTAGTCGGGAATCGTCCGATGCAGACGCATCCGTTCGTTCCTATGATGCAAATAGCATCGGATTCGGGCATGCTGCGCAACTATGAAAATGATTTGGATTTGCTGCTTAACGGTGATCCAGATGCGTGGACGAACACAATTCTCGAGCGCGTCAAGCAAATCATTGAGCATACCTATACACCTCGTCTCTACCAGAAAGGCAATGATGATTTCCAATTAACACGTGGCTTCTTGGGTGTTTCGTTGTGA
- a CDS encoding ester cyclase has protein sequence MSVEEVVRLFFEKVRSGQEPDAAFSLMAERVLAHQITSENEVTVERSPANYVDHVHEMLEAYGAFSLTIQELLVQGDRVYVRWKQSGVHIGEVDGYSPTNKPVVEIASAVYRVENEKIVEYWIQIDREGIRIQLERNKVM, from the coding sequence ATGTCAGTAGAAGAGGTAGTACGGCTATTTTTTGAGAAGGTTCGATCAGGTCAAGAACCGGATGCCGCATTCAGTTTGATGGCGGAGCGTGTTCTAGCGCATCAGATTACATCGGAAAATGAAGTGACCGTCGAGCGATCTCCTGCCAATTACGTGGATCACGTTCATGAAATGCTAGAAGCATACGGAGCTTTCAGTTTAACTATACAGGAGTTGTTGGTACAAGGAGATCGAGTGTATGTGCGTTGGAAACAATCTGGCGTCCATATCGGAGAAGTAGACGGGTATTCGCCAACGAATAAACCAGTTGTAGAGATTGCAAGCGCCGTCTATCGTGTTGAAAATGAGAAAATCGTAGAATATTGGATACAAATTGATCGTGAAGGAATCCGTATTCAATTGGAGCGTAATAAGGTTATGTAG
- a CDS encoding ADP-ribosylglycohydrolase family protein, translating into MTLVLALISAIQAELVGSAYEDMLTSEPTCQPSGFVVHTFSWVMPILLTSSDFSEVVQRAANLGGDSDTIGAIAAGLAGGI; encoded by the coding sequence TTGACTCTAGTTTTAGCGCTGATAAGTGCCATTCAGGCTGAATTGGTAGGAAGTGCATATGAGGATATGCTCACTTCCGAACCGACTTGCCAACCTAGCGGATTCGTCGTGCATACGTTTAGTTGGGTTATGCCTATTTTGTTAACGTCATCCGATTTTAGTGAAGTTGTCCAAAGGGCAGCCAATTTGGGCGGAGACTCCGACACGATCGGTGCCATTGCTGCCGGGTTGGCAGGTGGCATTTAA
- a CDS encoding aldo/keto reductase, translated as MSTTSLYSNRPIGQTGLLVSPLCVGGAPFGDMPEVFNFGVPEETALDTIRTAFASPINFLDTAAAYGEGESERRIGKVIKENGGLPSGFVLATKADRCLRTGDFSGEQIKRSIEGSLIRLGLDRLQYVYIHDPEHSTFENVMGAGGPLEVLKNFKDQGVIDHIGISGGPIDLLIRYVETGEFSAVETHNRYTLLNRSAEPLLDIANQLGVAVINAAPYGSGILAKGPDAYARYAYSDAPPLLLERARSLMNVCQAYNVPLAAAALQFSMRDPRVTSTVVGMSKPERVAQTLELANYPIPPELWTELEDIEYSTDDPEAERFEGR; from the coding sequence ATGTCAACTACATCCCTTTACTCGAATCGGCCAATTGGTCAAACAGGTCTGCTTGTATCTCCGCTTTGTGTTGGTGGAGCTCCATTCGGTGATATGCCGGAAGTTTTTAATTTTGGTGTACCAGAAGAAACCGCGCTGGATACAATTCGCACTGCGTTCGCAAGCCCGATTAACTTCCTCGATACGGCTGCAGCCTATGGCGAAGGCGAGAGTGAGCGCCGCATAGGCAAGGTAATTAAAGAGAACGGCGGACTCCCATCGGGTTTTGTGCTCGCCACCAAGGCAGACCGGTGTTTACGTACAGGCGACTTCAGCGGGGAGCAAATCAAACGATCGATTGAAGGAAGTCTAATCCGGTTAGGGCTAGATCGTCTGCAATATGTCTATATCCATGACCCAGAACATTCAACTTTTGAGAATGTCATGGGAGCAGGCGGGCCGCTTGAGGTGCTGAAAAATTTCAAGGATCAGGGCGTCATTGACCACATCGGAATATCTGGCGGGCCCATCGACTTGCTAATTCGTTATGTAGAGACAGGGGAATTTAGCGCAGTTGAGACCCATAACCGCTATACACTGCTCAATCGATCAGCTGAGCCTTTGCTTGATATCGCCAATCAATTGGGGGTTGCTGTCATTAACGCAGCGCCTTATGGCAGCGGCATATTGGCAAAAGGTCCAGATGCTTACGCACGATATGCGTATAGTGACGCACCTCCTTTGCTGCTTGAACGTGCACGCTCCTTAATGAACGTCTGCCAGGCATATAATGTGCCCTTAGCCGCTGCTGCACTCCAATTCTCCATGCGTGACCCACGCGTCACGAGCACTGTTGTTGGAATGAGCAAGCCGGAACGAGTAGCACAGACGTTGGAGCTTGCCAATTATCCAATTCCTCCAGAGCTTTGGACTGAGCTGGAAGACATTGAATATTCTACAGATGATCCCGAAGCAGAAAGATTCGAAGGGAGATAG
- a CDS encoding metallophosphoesterase family protein yields MISRRQFVQRLLAAAFALTGGGALIMQILKKRESNETVVEAAGQKEIPQASVQPETVASGGKRLVLSFFLLSDVHISDNGTTTITDKLHSALKDISRFESPVDTIVFGGDITDVGREVDYKLFRKVLDKYKLPPMYANMGNHDFYDIWINSKGEWSDETMPNGKTDAMSRERFMKFFGYKDKPYMDVWINGVHLIMMSQEAYVQEKPEVGEGAWYSDEQLAWLESLMKSHEDGKPAFVFIHQPLPAPDMDGKPPQLLRAKEFRAILAPYKNVFVLSGHTHRNFATENHYNTQNSFHWFNNASVGKTRSADNPNVAQGMYVQIYNNEVVVRGREFSNQTWIESAKYNVALI; encoded by the coding sequence ATGATCTCTAGAAGACAGTTTGTCCAAAGATTACTTGCGGCCGCGTTTGCATTAACGGGTGGCGGAGCCCTGATCATGCAAATTTTGAAGAAAAGAGAGTCGAATGAAACTGTAGTCGAGGCCGCGGGACAGAAAGAGATCCCCCAAGCATCCGTTCAACCCGAAACGGTCGCTTCTGGCGGCAAAAGACTAGTGCTATCCTTTTTCCTGCTCAGCGATGTGCATATTTCAGACAATGGTACTACTACGATTACTGATAAGCTTCATTCGGCGTTGAAAGATATTAGTCGTTTCGAATCCCCGGTAGATACGATTGTTTTCGGTGGAGACATCACCGATGTTGGTCGCGAAGTCGATTACAAACTTTTTCGAAAAGTATTGGATAAATATAAACTGCCGCCTATGTACGCAAATATGGGCAATCACGACTTTTACGACATTTGGATCAACAGTAAGGGAGAATGGTCCGATGAAACGATGCCCAACGGCAAAACCGATGCGATGTCCCGCGAACGGTTCATGAAGTTTTTCGGTTATAAGGATAAGCCCTACATGGATGTCTGGATCAATGGTGTTCATCTAATTATGATGTCCCAAGAGGCCTATGTGCAGGAGAAACCAGAGGTAGGGGAGGGGGCGTGGTATTCGGATGAGCAGCTTGCTTGGCTTGAGAGTCTGATGAAATCACATGAGGATGGAAAGCCTGCTTTCGTCTTCATCCACCAGCCGCTGCCAGCGCCGGATATGGACGGAAAACCGCCGCAGTTGCTCAGGGCCAAGGAGTTTCGGGCCATTTTAGCGCCGTATAAAAATGTATTTGTACTGTCCGGGCATACGCATCGTAACTTTGCGACGGAGAATCACTATAATACGCAGAACTCATTTCACTGGTTCAATAATGCCTCTGTCGGCAAAACCCGAAGCGCTGACAATCCCAATGTAGCACAAGGCATGTATGTTCAGATCTACAACAACGAAGTGGTGGTTCGTGGCCGAGAGTTCTCCAATCAGACCTGGATTGAATCGGCTAAGTACAATGTAGCGTTAATCTGA